From Plectropomus leopardus isolate mb chromosome 17, YSFRI_Pleo_2.0, whole genome shotgun sequence, a single genomic window includes:
- the nucb1 gene encoding nucleobindin-1 — protein sequence MNLMPGWLLLLSISAGVWSVPIDRNGDNQEAKEEVPEENGDTGLYYDRYLREVIEVLETDPHFREKLQTANTEDIKSGRLSKELDLVSHHVRTRLDELKRQEVSRLRMLLKAKLDSTNTQSLQMDHASLLKQFEHLDPHNQNTFEAKDLELLISTATKDLENYDAERHEEFKRYEMLKEHERREYLKGLDQEKREREEKRMQEMKDKHRQHPKVNAPGSVAQLREVWEETDGLDPQEFNPKTFFKLHDTNEDGVLDEQELEALFTKELEKVYDPKNEEDDMMEMEEERLRMREHVMKNVDTNKDRLVSLEEFLKSTEKKEFSNPKEWETLETKPVYTEEELQRFEAELRDKEEELKRKAENLRQQQELLKERGKALEAQRREYQQAVLEMSQRQKEQQAADGQPPAGPNGELQFQPEAQKVEDKEAKVPAEHQAEAQNNLPAEPPQNLPLHT from the exons ATGAACTTAATGCCTGGTTGGCTGCTGCTTCTATCCATCTCTGCTGGGGTCTGGTCAGTGCCTATTGATCGCAATGGAGACAACCAGGAAGCTAAAGAGGAAGTGCCAGAGGAGAATGGG GACACTGGCCTGTACTACGACAGGTATCTCAGAGAGGTGATCGAGGTTTTGGAGACAGACCCTCACTTCAGGGAGAAActgcaaacagcaaacacagaggaCATCAAG AGTGGGCGTCTCAGTAAAGAGCTGGACCTGGTCAGTCATCATGTGAGGACTCGCCTGGACGAGCTGAAGCGTCAGGAGGTTTCCCGCCTCAGGATGCTGCTCAAAGCCAAACTGGACAGCACCAACACACAGA GTCTGCAGATGGACCACGCCTCTCTGCTCAAGCAGTTTGAACATCTGGATCCCCACAATCAAAACACCTTTGAGGCCAAAGACCTCGAGCTGCTAATCTCCACG GCCACCAAAGACCTGGAGAACTACGACGCAGAGAGGCACGAGGAGTTCAAACGCTACGAGATGCTGAAGGAGCACGAGAGACGGGAGTACCTGAAGGGCCTGGACcaggagaagagggagagagaggagaagagaatgCAGGAGATGAAGGACAAACACCGCCAGCACCCCAAAGTTAATGCTCCG GGTAGTGTCGCTCAGCTACGGGAAGTTTGGGAGGAGACAGACGGACTGGATCCTCAGGAGTtcaaccccaaaacattttttaaactgcacg ATACAAATGAAGATGGTGTTTTAGATGAGCAGGAACTGGAGGCTCTCTTCACTAAAGAG CTGGAGAAGGTCTACGACCCAAAGAACGAGGAGGACGATATGAtggagatggaggaagagaggctGCGGATGAGGGAGCATGTCATGAAGAAT GTGGACACAAATAAAGATCGTCTCGTCAGCCTGGAAGAGTTCCTTAAATCCACCGAGAAGAAGGAGTTCAGTAATCCCAAAGAGTGGGAG ACTCTGGAAACCAAGCCGGTGTACACAGAGGAAGAGCTGCAGCGATTTGAGGCTGAActcagagacaaagaggaggagctgaagaggAAGGCAGAGAATCTGCGTCAGCAGCAGGAACTGCTGAAGGAGAGAGGCAAAGCCCTGGAGGCCCAGAGGAGAGAGTACCAGCAG GCAGTGTTAGAGATGTCCCAGAGACAGAAGGAACAGCAGGCGGCAGATGGGCAGCCTCCTGCGGGTCCTAATGGAGAACTCCAGTTCCAACCAGAGGCACAAAAAGTGGAAGATAAAG aGGCAAAAGTCCCAGCTGAGCACCAAGCCGAGGCCCAGAATAATCTGCCCGCAGAGCCTCCACAGAATCTGCCTTTACACACTTAA
- the ccndx gene encoding cyclin Dx: MSVSLWCEEVEDNQDQSLTETRPQGPSAGPSQLRAAWDPTVSGHRIIQRLLHVEERYMPSMLYITLIQRDPERREELAKWALEVCCECGCDEAVFPLSVSLMDRFLSASLSLPVSPYCLAAGCILIASKLTECDNVTADTLCAAAEYSFQPSNLREMERVILAALRWDTAAVTPQDFLPHFLASVEERGDGGSGDPKEELLSTLRRHSDTLAAMCACDSRFLGAPPSLVAAASLNCALRGLGNKGPAQLAVMSQALAELCQADLAVLQCYSDMIEYVLRQRLRSGLQQGPMEKDEEMENERPGTPTDMREIDF; the protein is encoded by the exons atgtctgtgtctctgtggtgtgaggaggtggaggacaACCAGGACCAGAGCCTGACTGAGACACGACCTCAGGGACCCTCAGCAGGCCCGTCTCAGCTGCGGGCCGCCTGGGACCCCACGGTGTCCGGGCATCGCATTATCCAGAGGCTGCTTCATGTGGAAGAGAGATACATGCCCTCCATGCTCTACATCACCCTCATCCAGCGGGACCCAGAGCGTCGGGAGGAGCTCGCCAAATGGGCCCTGGAG GTGTGCTGTGAGTGTGGCTGTGATGAGGCGGTGTtccccctgtctgtctctctgatgGACAGGTTCCTGTCTGCCTCtttgtctcttcctgtctcACCATACTGCCTGGCTGCCGGCTGCATCCTCATCGCCTCCAAACTCACGGAGTGTGACAACGTCACCGCTGATACTCTGTGCGCTGCAGCTGAATACAGCTTCCAGCCTTCCAACCTGCGG GAGATGGAGCGTGTCATCCTCGCTGCCCTCCGGTGGGACACAGCAGCAGTGACTCCACAAGACTTCCTCCCACATTTTCTTGCCtcagtggaggagagaggagatggaggcaGCGGTGACCCTAAGGAGGAGCTGCTCTCCACCCTGCGGCGGCACAGCGACACGCTGGCTGCCATGTGTGCGTGTGACTCCCGCTTTCTTGGAGCACCGCCGTCACTTGTTGCTGCAGCATCACTGAACTGTGCTCTGCGGGGTCTGGGCAACAAGGGCCCCGCTCAACTGGCTGTGATGAGTCAAGCACTGGCAGAGCTCTGCCAAGCTGATCTG GCAGTACTGCAGTGCTACAGTGACATGATTGAATATGTCCTCCGGCAGCGGCTGAGGAGTGGGCTTCAGCAGGGCCCCATGGAGAAGGATGAAGAGATGGAGAATGAAAGACCCGGGACGCCTACTGACATGAGAGAGATTGATTTCTAA